One region of Quercus lobata isolate SW786 chromosome 2, ValleyOak3.0 Primary Assembly, whole genome shotgun sequence genomic DNA includes:
- the LOC115975973 gene encoding transcription factor MYB20-like, producing MGRQPCCDKVGLKKGPWTAEEDKKLINFILNNGQCCWRAVPKLAGLLRCGKSCRLRWTNYLRPDLKRGLLSECEEKMVIDLHAQLGNRWSKIASHLPGRTDNEIKNHWNTHIKKKLKKMGIDPLTHKPISTATDEPQTQQQQEQLQHQKEEEQKQQEASPTDTTSEIDQSKELETETSLQSSSITEAKEEDKSMTSPFDPMELMNGFCIDEVPIIEPHEILVQCAPSSSTSTSSSTSSNSSNFFQDLQFPDFEWPCDYNNSSNNSMGLWNDDLSSWDLLINDDGDRKQTVNPSLSQCTKMVLDQESWAYSQL from the exons ATGGGGAGGCAACCATGCTGTGACAAAGTTGGGTTGAAGAAGGGTCCATGGACAGCTGAGGAAGACAAGAAGCTCATAAACTTTATTCTCAACAATGGCCAATGCTGTTGGAGAGCTGTTCCTAAACTTGCAG GATTGTTAAGGTGTGGAAAAAGTTGCAGACTGAGATGGACAAATTATCTTAGGCCAGACTTGAAGAGAGGTCTTTTATCAGAATGTGAAGAGAAAATGGTCATTGATCTCCATGCTCAACTTGGCAACAG ATGGTCTAAGATTGCTTCTCATCTCCCTGGAAGGACAGATAATGAGATAAAGAACCACTGGAACACCCACATCAAGAAAAAGCTTAAAAAGATGGGCATTGATCCTCTCACTCACAAGCCAATCTCTACTGCAACTGATGAACCACAaacccaacaacaacaagaacaacTGCAacaccaaaaagaagaagagcaaaaacaacaagaagCTTCTCCAACTGATACTACATCTGAAATTGATCAAAGCAAGGAGCTTGAGACTGAGACATCATTGCAGTCATCCTCTATCACTGAAGCCAAAGAGGAAGACAAAAGCATGACAAGCCCATTTGACCCGATGGAGCTCATGAATGGCTTCTGCATAGATGAAGTTCCAATAATTGAACCCCATGAGATTTTAGTCCAATGTGCTCCTTCTTCATCAACTTCTACCTCATCATCCACTTCTTCAAATTCCTCCAACTTTTTTCAGGACTTACAGTTCCCAGATTTTGAGTGGCCTTGTGACTACAACAATAGCAGCAACAACAGCATGGGCTTGTGGAATGATGACTTAAGCAGTTGGGATTTGTTGATAAATGATGATGGTGACAGAAAGCAGACTGTAAATCCTTCTCTGAGTCAGTGTACAAAAATGGTTTTGGATCAAGAATCTTGGGCATATAGCCAATTGTAA
- the LOC115975975 gene encoding ADP-ribosylation factor-like protein 8c, translated as MGLWDSLLNWLRSLFYKQEMELSLVGLQNAGKTSLVNAIATGGYSEDMIPTVGFNMRKVTKGNVTIKLWDLGGQRRFRTMWERYCRGVSAILYIVDAADRDSVPISRSELHDLLMKPSLTGIPLLILGNKIDKSEALTKQALMDQLGLESIKDREVCCYMISCKDSINIDVVIDWLIKHSKTAK; from the exons ATGGGTCTCTGGGATTCCCTTCTCAATTGGCTCCGGAG CTTATTCTATAAACAAGAAATGGAACTTTCCCTTGTTGGCCTTCAGAATGCAGGAAAGACATCTCTTGTTAATGCCATTGCT ACAGGGGGCTACAGTGAGGACATGATTCCAACT GTCGGATTCAATATGCGGAAAGTTACAAAGGGGAATGTGACAATCAAGCTTTGGGACCTTGGAGGGCAAAGGAGGTTTCGGACAATGTGGGAGCGTTATTGCCGTGGTGTTTCTGCAATTTT ATACATAGTTGATGCTGCTGATAGAGACAGCGTTCCCATATCTCGAAGTGAGCTGCATGACCTCTTGATGAAACCTTCATTGACCGGAATTCCTTTGCTTATTCTTGGCAACAAAATTGACAAGTCCGAAGCTCTTACCAAGCAAGCTTTGATGGATCAGCT AGGCCTTGAATCAATTAAAGACAGAGAGGTGTGCTGCTATATGATCTCATGCAAGGATTCCATAAACATAGATGTTGTCATTGATTGGCTTATCAAGCACTCAAAAACAGCAAAATGA
- the LOC115975977 gene encoding probable inactive receptor kinase At5g16590 has product MHSISILILFLSVSLSVFTNRAFDLESDRAALVSLRNAVKGRLRLWNISASPCLWNGVTCTQNRVTELRLPGMGLVGQLPIGIGNLTQLITLSLRFNALSGPIPPDFANLALLHNLYLQKNSLTGEIPGFLYDMQSLVRLNLADNNFSGEISDRINNLTRLGTLLLERNAFSGGIPHINISSLTQFNVSFNRLNGSVPERLSGLPTSAFEGNSLCGKPLEACSGSGSGNKLSGAAIAGIVIGSFIVFVIVMVLLIVLCQKRKSNGKDFVPARGRDVEIPREKIVVEESESRSTMSASASARSSKSLVFFGNVAKTFDLEDLLKASAEVLGKGTFGTAYKATLEMGMAVVVKRLKDVKVSENEFRERIDEIGRMVHVNLVTLRGYYYNRDEKLLVYDYVPLGSLSALLHGQRGSNRTPLNWETRSGIALGAARAITFIHSYGSTISHGNIKSSNILLTVSYEARVSDFGLARLALPTSTPYRIDGYRAPEVTDPSKVSQKADVYSFGVLLLELLTGKPPTHTLLNEEGVDLPRWVQSVVQEEWTSEVFDAELLRYQNVEDEMVQLLQIALECTAPYPDKRPSIAEVTNQIEDLCSFRSQQMQETSPELFYDEDEGFSQQFHSANSGAPASSV; this is encoded by the exons ATGCATAGTATTAGTATTcttattctctttctctctgtgtCTTTGAGCGTTTTTACAAACAGAGCTTTTGATCTGGAATCAGATAGAGCAGCTCTGGTTTCTCTCCGTAACGCCGTTAAAGGACGCTTACGGCTATGGAATATCTCAGCCTCTCCATGTTTATGGAACGGTGTTACCTGCACACAGAACAGGGTTACAGAGCTTCGGCTTCCTGGGATGGGCTTAGTGGGCCAATTGCCAATAGGAATCGGAAACTTGACCCAACTGATCACTCTGTCTCTCCGTTTCAACGCACTCTCTGGGCCTATACCCCCTGACTTTGCAAACCTTGCTCTGCTTCACAACCTTTACTTGCAAAAGAATTCCCTTACTGGTGAAATTCCGGGGTTTTTGTATGATATGCAGAGTCTTGTGCGTTTAAATCTTGCTGATAATAACTTTTCAGGGGAGATATCGGATAGGATTAACAATTTGACGAGGTTGGGTACTCTGCTTTTGGAGAGGAATGCTTTTTCTGGGGGAATTCCTCATATCAATATCTCGAGTTTGACTCAGTTTAATGTTTCTTTCAATCGGTTAAATGGGTCGGTGCCGGAAAGGCTTTCGGGATTGCCCACGAGTGCTTTTGAAGGTAATTCGCTTTGTGGGAAGCCATTGGAGGCTTGTAGTGGGAGTGGGAGTGGGAACAAGCTGTCTGGTGCTGCAATTGCTGGGATTGTGATCGGGTCGTTTATTGTGTTTGTGATCGTCATGGTGCTTTTGATTGTTCTCTGTCAGAAGAGAAAGAGTAATGGGAAAGATTTTGTGCCGGCGAGGGGTAGGGATGTTGAGATTCCGAGAGAGAAAATAGTGGTGGAAGAGAGTGAGAGTAGGAGTACTATGTCTGCGAGTGCTAGTGCGAGGAGTAGTAAGAGTTTAGTGTTCTTTGGGAATGTGGCGAAGACTTTTGATTTGGAGGACTTGTTGAAGGCATCGGCGGAGGTGTTAGGAAAGGGGACTTTTGGGACTGCGTATAAGGCCACTTTGGAAATGGGAATGGCTGTGGTGGTGAAGAGGTTGAAGGATGTGAAAGTTTCGGAGAATGAATTCAGGGAAAGGATTGATGAGATTGGAAGGATGGTTCATGTCAATTTGGTTACATTGAGGGGTTATTATTACAATAGAGATGAGAAGCTTCTTGTTTATGATTACGTGCCCTTGGGAAGCTTATCTGCACTCTTACATG GACAAAGAGGGTCTAATAGGACTCCATTGAATTGGGAAACCAGGTCTGGCATTGCTCTTGGAGCTGCCCGTGCAATCACATTCATACATTCATATGGCTCCACAATCTCCCATGGTAACATCAAGTCATCAAATATCCTCCTCACCGTATCGTATGAAGCTCGGGTCTCTGACTTTGGCCTCGCACGTCTTGCGCTTCCCACCTCTACCCCCTACCGCATTGATGGTTATCGTGCCCCAGAAGTCACAGATCCTTCAAAAGTATCTCAAAAAGCAGATGTCTATAGCTTCGGTGTACTGCTATTGGAGCTGCTTACAGGGAAGCCTCCCACTCATACCTTGCTGAATGAGGAGGGTGTGGACCTCCCAAGATGGGTCCAATCTGTTGTTCAAGAGGAGTGGACTTCTGAGGTTTTTGACGCCGAGCTTCTTAGGTACCAGAATGTTGAGGATGAAATGGTTCAACTCTTACAGATAGCTCTTGAATGTACTGCTCCGTACCCCGATAAGCGTCCTTCAATAGCTGAGGTGACAAACCAAATTGAGGATCTCTGTAGTTTTAGATCACAGCAAATGCAAGAAACCAGTCCTGAATTGTTttatgatgaagatgaagggTTCTCACAGCAGTTCCACTCTGCAAATTCAGGGGCACCGGCATCTTCAGTATAG